GAACTGGACTTTGACATATGATTGACATGGTTTTTAGTGACGGTGGTTTTCTAAGTCGAGGGTTCTCTAATAAGcacaacacatttatttttcaaaataccCTGGGAGATGATTTGCCAAATCAATATTAGCGCATTCTGGAAgccaaaaatgtcatttaaatgaaatggagcataacaataacaaaaatccTTTTGTATCTTAACTAATACCTTCTTTATTGACCCTGAATCGTTTGACAGCTTTACTGTGTTTACGTGTTATCACGTTATTCTTTTAAAACAGAGTTACCGAGACTTGGAAATGCATtaaatttacattaaaaatgacattttatgaatTATATGAATGAGGTAATATACTAAGAAAAAGTACACAGACAacacaatattatttttttcagctagtgatagtgtttttttgtttccagAGAAATGTTTCTTGCATTTAATCTTTATATactgaattttttattatttttttttgcttcataaTTATTGCCTTTCTCTGTCCCATAAAGCAAATGATGGTTCACAGATTCCCTAAAAACCAAATGCACAACTACTTCTTGAGTACTACGACTGACGCTAAGCACAACATTACTAAAATGCACCAAAGTCCTTAGATATGATACGCTATTTCAACAAGTCGTGTAAGGACTAGCTCACCGGGAGGTTGTAAGTTGATATCGCAAGACCGAGAGACACAAAATGGACCCATGAGCAAAACCCTCATCATTTAAATAGGCGTTTCTACCAGACGGAATCTGAGAGAGAATCATATGaatttcagtatctggtgttaTGCGTTGACCATAATGGACTTTCCTCATGCCTGAATTTTTTACAAAAGACTTGTGGAACTTGGGCTGTATATGTACCTTCACACAAATGACAACTGGAAATTGCATGTACATCTGTGCTTGTGCATTGGATCTGTGACTGTGATCATTTTTGTTTCCCAAAATCTGGATGAtcataataaacaaatgcaataccttcaaactgctgctgctgttgtaatTAAGAGTTGGAAACCTACCTTTTAATGGCTGTACTGTTTAATTCGTTTTATTACATCTAACACTGTGGAAcatgggggcacggtggcttattggttagcacATTTGGGGGTTTAAATTCTGCCTCTGCCCTGCGTGccaggagtttgcatgttctccctatgcatCGGGGGTTTCTCCCTAATCCAGAGTTATGCGTTGTAGGGTGATTGGCAGGACTGTGTGCACAATTGTGCTCTGCCAAGGGGTTGGAAcccggtatggaaaatggaacaTCTGCACAGCAGGTGaattcctgttattacttacattatagcagctataaacagctgttccctcaCTAACCTTTCTTTTTACCACGTTTGTCaaattacagagaaactggaaagtgcgGCGTCCTGAAGGctttcctgtgtcagaaaaccTACAATGactgctttacctctgactgttaggAAACTCCctccattaatgttaaataaacatctcctgacAGAACATGTCAATATCAATGATTTCCTTTGTTAAACAACAGCAAGTGATTAATCTGTTCATTATTAGGCTTATTATAAGGAGTGCCACCATCACAAGTCCttgtaaatgagctgttactatagaaacaataataagcaatttaatataaaccttgcagcctgcactattgtcagaagcatgctgttatagaaaattaatcaacaccaggCCAACAGTTATCCCAAATTGGACTTGGTcgcttctttttcattttcataagaataaaaataaataataatttaaaacaacCGACAAATGCAAGGGCTGGAACACAATTTtttcacacatatatattatttttcatcAACACCAAATATACACAACACATTGTCCATTACTGTAGCATCTGTAACGTTCCTCAACATGGTACTACTGATACAGAGAAGGTAAAGACACCAGCGTCCTCACGCAACAAAATATCTATTAATGACTCTGAAATAGAACAAACACAAAGCACTAACCGACAATGGAATGACGATTGcattaaaatacagaattgcttcttttatatatagataCAGATCTGATCCATTCACTtataaatacagagatgagtttaaaaaaaaaatcctgtaaacATGATGGGGACAGCAGTCACACACACCGGAGTGAGCAGCAATGTGAAGAGGATCTCGGAATAGGAATgaacatgtgagagagagacagagagagagagagagagagagagagagagagagagagaggtggaaggATAAATATACAACTCAACGAAACAACATCTCACACTTCTTTACTAGGACTGAGCCACAAAGCTGTGGGATGTGATGGCGTGCAGTGCTGCATTATTTTTGCGGATTATTTGAAATCGAGCAGGTTGCAATCGATTTTGTAGTAGACGTAGGGGTAATACTCCTGCTGGCTCAGATTCAGCCCGGGAATGTCCATAGCAGATTGCTAGAGAAAGCAAAGAACATGAAAATCAGAAattctaaataaacaaataaatcatatgATTACTGGTTTCTGCCTATCCAAATGAATTCAAAAGCCCAGgaattagtttaatttattcatttttcaaaaattaatACAGGTTAgtcatttgtattttgtttgctaACTCTATAcaatttaggatttttttttagtcagaCATTTTAACAAGGTGTGCATTTAAACAATGGACACTTTGTATTAGTCCTCTTAAGCAATGTTTCACCTCTTTATGTTACACAAAAGTGCAAAAGAAAATGATAAAACATTATAATTGTAAACTACCAGTAAATAGTGTTGAAATAGTACCTATAATTTAAGGTCAGTAAAaccattgttgttgtttctcaACAATTTATACAGCTTACAAGAAAGGTCTCGTTGATTCAATCATTTTAAAGtcagggtgtacaaacttttgcacaaacTCAACTATGTCATTCAAGGCAGTTTGGACAATATCACTAAACTTGCTTGCTAAATCTGTCCTTATTCTGTTACGCTAATCATGAAAGATGGTTCTCTTTGTTTCGTTGGGGAAAACTGGTCCCACTCCACACCCATTCAGAGTGAAAAGGAGTAAGAAACCCTTAAGCTGgggccactgtgtgtgtgtacaatgcTGAATGCTGGTCATAGCTGACACTTACATCGATAATCGCAGCAGCACTGCTGTCCAGATGCTTATAGAGCTCATACAGCACTTCTCTCAGCTTCTTCATGTTCTTCTTATTGGGCTGCAGCAGCATGGCCTGGAAGTTCACAGGTAAGCCGTACCTGCACAGGTTAAGACGAGCACCGTTAACACAGAGCGCACACACAACATTTTTTCCTATTACTGCAAATGTATGCATGGATAATGTCCGAAGTTTGTCCTTTAAGTTGAAGTGAAGTGGACTTAAGATCCATCACGACCCTGACCAGCATAGAGAAGATTACTGAAGAGGAACGAATGAGtgagtcattaaaaaaagaaatatttcatcATCCAAATCACTTCTATCATTCTATCAAGTGTCTCCTACCAGAGTCTGAGGTTTGAAAGGAGTAATCACATGACCAAGTTAGTATCTCTGTTTGAGATCTCATTGGACTTAACTCTATCCTGTTTGAgaagagtgtgtgattatttaAAATAGGTGCCTTTAAACGTAGCTTTCTTGTTAGCTAGTGTAACCCCAGTACAAATCTAAACTTGTGTGAACTACAGTTATAGAATATTGCAGAAATTTCTACAATTATACCTTAACACAGACTCCACAAACACCCTCAGAGCCTTGATGTGGATCCAGGCGATGAAGGCTTCACTGAAGTTCACTTTCAGCCATCGTACCAGAGGACCCTGCAGACACCAGACACAGCATTAATAACCACATGCTAATAACCATCGCTGTTTTAGGCCAACTAATAGCTTAGAATAAAGCTTGACAATATCAAACTTGTTCATATCAAACTGACTTGTTTAGACGTTATCAGACATGGCTAAATCGGTAAGTTCCGATCACTTGCTAGCGACATTAGACTTTCAGCTCCAGTGCAACACTAAAGAAGCCCATGACTTCATTAATAAACCACATTTAACGTATGGGTGACATTCTGGTACATTTCGTGTTTGGCTGAAGTATTCCTTTAACGTTTGTTTTCACTTAAGGTTTTAACTTTATGCCTAAATAATATCCGGTGAACAAGTCAGTAGCTCAGGGGCGCGAGACAAGCAGATTTCATGTCTGGGTTAACTGCTCATTggacaagaggaaaaaaaaatgctactcCTTTTTTGACTTTTGTGAAATACAACTTTTCCTTTGCTGTGTATGCTTTAACATAATCTACTCTGTGCACACATCGGCCGagttatttagaaaaaaaaaaaaaattccagcacaAAGCTCTCTCGTAAGTTTCCTGCCACTAGTGATTATACATATTGAGTGAAAACtggaggtcgaccgattgatcggttttacCGATCAATCGTCAACAATAACTGATTGCTGGAGTGAATAAAAAATCCACACCGGGTCGCATCTGTTGTGGAACGGCTGAGAAGGGCCCGCTGTCATTAtacggtacgagagcggcctctagaggcgacaTAAAAACCatcaaattttgttgtgttatttgaagtgtttttgattcattcTGGATGTTTCtacttttatttgttatttggagtgttactttttggttcagtttagaTGCATATCTTTTATCTACTTTAatcaatatttattaatagttaatatatgttaatatgtatatatttcattttaagaagtacagtatattttcattgcacagtcagtactgtttattttcctaataAAGTTGAGCAATActatatgttttcattcagtatctattttaaaatctaatcggttgattaatcggttaccGGCAGGTTTCGCCCTACTTAGTTATCTGTATCGGTTCAAATCCACTATCGTTCGACGTCTTGTGAAAACACTGATACTTTTGCCAAGGACTTGCTGACTTTCTGTTGAGGGAGCAAAGAAGAGAATAATCATCATCAAATCCTTTGTTTACTaactatatattataataagCTAGCTAACACTGATTCTGGTGCATTAGAGATGTATTATATCTTATTACAAAGCACTTGTTAGGAAAAGCCGAGACTGATCCATACAAACTGCTTCTTCTTATCGGTGGAGAGCCTCGTCATTTCCTCTTTATCCGCCTTCATTTCTTCCTCGTTGTACTGGAAATCTCGTACTACGAACctgtaaacagtaaacacatcTTACTGGAAGGTTATGAATATGCAAAATTACCAAATATCTACTAACAATACAATAATCATCACTTTGGCACCTTTCTCACAATTATTATTAACCTTAGATCATTTAAGATTGTGCGCCATACACGtccctgttactatagaaacgataaagtaTTAGCACATCTATATCAACTGAATTACAGCCTGCACTACTATCAGAATGGTGTTGTTATGGAAcgataatcaacaccttctgaccaatcacatttaAGTAGTAAGTATGAAAGCTCCACCGTACTTGTTCTCTCTGGCTTTGTGCCTGAAGTCGTCGATGGCTTTGCGGAACAGCGTGACACTGAACAGCCCGCTGTCGTGATCCTCAAACAGCAAACTGTAGAGAAACAAAGCTCAGAGTTAGTCCAGCAGATCCTGACTCATCAGTGTCAGTCAACCATTATACTGGCCTGATGTTTGCATGCTTCCATTCTACCTTTTACTGtaaactccagaattattggcgcCCTTTAAGAGAGTGGGAGAAGAAGTTTTCCACTTGAACAACCAAAGAAACATCTAGCATGCTAACTCCCTAAGAATGTTTCTTCCGAAAGCATATATGGCaaaaattattgacaccctaaAAGAATATTTAGGATAAATAAACGCCTCTGGGTCTCTCCAGCATTCTTTTCACTTCCACCTTCATTGTCCAAGTTTAATCCATTTTCCCCCCAACGTCAAAATTATAAATCAATCTGGACCGTAAGCCTCACCAAATTCTATCtgcttcaagaaaaaaaaaaaaaacaacaacactaggATGCTTTGTTGACAAGTTGTACTAATCTATCAAGGCATTTTTATACACACGGATTACCTTGATAATCAACAGAATCCATCCTAATGTTCTGCTCTCAGCATTTTTGCATGAATTAACATGGCTCGTGGTTTAGAAAGAAGCAGAGCTTACTTTGTGGACCGCGGCACCACCATTTCCGCGAGAGTCTCATACGTCTTCTGCCAGTCTGCATAATTGGTCCTGATGAGAGAGCCGTGTCGATTGTTAGTCTTTACACAGTGGGAGTTTAAATTCTGAGCGCTACCAAAAGATTCAAACAAGCTTCACTTACTTCGGTACCACCACCAACAGAGTGATGAGGTACTCGGAGTCCAGCACAAAGTCCTCTTTCTTTACAATGTCGGCCAGGCTGCGGGTCAGCAGGCTCCCTCTGAGGACATGCGTTATACGTTATAAAGCAGCCTGAACATCAGAATTCATTTTGAATCATGTAGCTGCAAGATTTTGTATCAAGATGTAAAACTGAGTGACTCTAAATCTACTGTACATCACTGACTGGAAAAATAAACCAATTATTTTTTAGAATTTCAATCTATTAATGCACAACCAGTGTTAAATTAAAAGATGCTGTAGGGCGTATAGACACTATGAAGATCAACTACTAACAAAACCTTTAAACATTACAAGTGTAAAATtcaaaaaatacacacaatggACAAAATGATTGCATCTGTTGATTAAAATACTAATAGACTTTGACTATTTGGCTCTCTTTTCTTCAAGagcgttttttttatttatttaaataatttatttttgccTTATGCTTTGTCACAGGATGCACCCACTTTCATTCCATTCTTAACATCATAAAATCAAAATGTCTTCTAAGTTGATTTACTgtaaaatgaaacaataaaaatgctactattttcaaatgtaaaaacCGTGAGGgatgcaaaatatttttgcactatttatacaggtgcatctaaaaaaatctttattctaatattttgagatactggattatTGATTTTCATGAGCTGTATGCCGTAaccatcaagattaaaacaaacaaaaaaacaaaaaaaaagttttgaaatatttcactttatgtgtaatgaatctacaatatatgaaagttcaactttttgaattaaattggagaaaaaattttacttttcgacgatattctaattttttgacaTGCACCTGTACATTACTTATGATTACATGTGTATAAAAGGTTTGGATTGTTATCTTTTCACAGGACACACCCACATTTAATTTCCGTCTCTTTCTATTAGTTGATAAATTGTAAAATTTGGGtactgtttcatttaaaaacagtgaggggtgcaaacttttgcactctaTGTGCACTGGTAGCATTTTACCTTCACAATAccccatttttaaaattacgacTGTGTTAACAATGCAAATGAAGCCCTTACTTTAACTCTAGTCTTAAACCAAATGGATTTAAATAGAGTCAGTAACAGTTTGGTCATGCTAGCGTTCTTCACTCACGCGTTCTTCCTCTCCAGGTTCTGCAGGTTTCCCTTCAGGTTGTTGTAGGCTGAAGCTCGAGCCTTTAAGTCGTTATCAATCTGCGTTACTTGCTGTTCACAGCAGAGGGAGACAAGACAAAAGCGTTATTATTCAGCACTCTATCCACATGGCTGAGGTATACAAGCACGCACTCGCACAACCCCCAAAACTGCTCCATGAGCATTATCGTTACTTATAATACATGCATCTAGACCTGCCTTAGATATGATTTCAGATATGTTCTTCAGAGATTGCTTTATGGGGTATTTCGCCATGTCCCACTGGAACCTCGTGATGTAGGTGATCAGATCCACTAATAACAAGAATAAGAAAATTcagaaaagctttaaaaaatataaataaataaataaataaataaaaggttccGTATGGAGATGAAGGAGATCTTGTCTCACCTCCGTTTGCCAGCAGGTTCTCCTGAACTTTATCACGGCTGTCCTCAAGCACGTCGGCCATGTACTGCGCCACCTTCTTCACCACACTGCAAACCGCATCAAACATACATCGCACCCTGTTACCATCCTGTACTCTCCTCAGAAAACACACTTCGGTGAGAACTTCAAAGACAAACTGACAAATTCTGTGAAAATGGAgaagctttatttaaaacaaacaaaacacaaaaaaaaacaagggagTAAGAAATCAGATCAGATCAAATCAAATCTTTTCCCCTCGGGACTGTAAGGAAATAAGGTTTATAGTCACTGTTGGATGTATAAATCAGAAACTCCGAAGCAATAAGAGCATCCTCTATTATTTGGGCAGTGGGTGTGTTGCTGCTTTAGGACCATGAAATCCATTTACACAATCGGGTCACTGCTGCGCcgaacaaacaaaccaaacaatcTGGTGCTCAGGAGGATTAAAATGAAACGATCAAGAGTTCGGATTATATCATCTTGTCCACACTTTTCTCACTGAGGCCCAGAAGGAGTCACGAGCTACATACTATCTATACTAatacaaaggaaagaaagaacagaccTGCTTGGTTgccttttaattaaaaaaacaattactcTAGCATTTTCCTGTACAGTTTCACAAATATCACATTAACGTGTACAGAACACATGAAAACTTATAATGAAAGTCTATGGGCAGTTTGTGAATCTAATCAATattttccctataacagcatgtcacaATTTGCCGACACTAACAATTTTTACTTGCAGAAACAATGCAGATACATGGTCCGTTTTTCCCCCGTTTACAgccatgtttaatgttgtggaacgtccacaaaacaagttcatgtaaacatttatgttaaagcagcaataaacagtcattcccgcTCTCTTACGGttaataaaagtttttaaaaagacaaccGTTTGTCACTGAAATACAAACAAGCACATAATTATAAACGTCATTTGTCTTGCAGCTGATGTCATTCAAGGTTTCTACAAAGTGGTATAAATCCGTGTAGTtttagaaagagaaaaaaaaaactggttaaTTGTGTGGGTTTGGATTCCATAAAAAATTCAGAAGAGCATAAATATCTACTATATGATTATATGTGTTTTACTGTATTGCTAATATTGGTAAGATTTCTGTCATGCCCGCCTCTTCTGAAGACTTTTTGTGTTAGAGTGTAATGGTGTCCCAAAAGCATCCATACACAGGGggaaaattaacactttttagcaaaatatcttccaaaatttttcatacttggtttatattttattttgttttccagattttaAGAAAtgtctttgacaaaagaagaatgtattgaaatccgGCTGGATCGGGAcgctgtcacaaggttgcgatggacttcaacaggaaacatggcgaacacatcacacatgacactgttaccacctttattaacaaattcaaacagACTGaaagtgttgcggaccgaccgagaagtggacgtccacgaacatccactgacgaaggcacaaccgatgtGGTGCTCGCACACAAAGTCCCCTTTGCATggggacttttgggacaccctgcagTTTTGAATTTGCAATATACTGTAGtcatgtattttaaatgtttatggaCAGAATTATGCAACTGCCTTtggaccaggggtgtccaatcttatccggaaagggccggtgtgggtgcaggttttcattccaaccaagcaggaggcacacctgattccacctgtttagtcagttgatcttggcattcaatagactcaggtgtggcttctgcttggatggaatgaaaacctgcacccacaccttccctttctggataagattgcccacccctgcttTAGACAATTATGCGAAttgattttttccccaccaAGCTATCCATTTAACAactaattgtttatttatttgttgttcttTCAATGCCATGTCAGCATCGATGGCTATTTTCATGGCAAGGCCAAcgtaaataaaacaggacattCAATAAAATCTTACAACATTTCCACAACATCAAACTATACAAGATCCGTcaatttaaagctgcagtatggaactttttttggttaaaaatgaacaaaaatcaattattgagcGAATACATAACAAgaatcagtgttcaaaactgtcTCCTCACCCTACCCTGGATTCGCAACGGTcagcttataataatgatttataatttgagctgtcGGGTCGGATTTCACGGGAAACGCCAGTTTGACGCCATTAGTCACgtccgtaaacagaaagaaggagATCCAGCTACtacatggtgtgtgtgggggctgaggatggtgaagtgtttgtagcttgttcttacaacaactgcttagaatttaaatgcatcatctagatggctgcttttaatctggatcGTTCTAAACGCAATCATCGTTGACATTTActgtcaaaaccaagaaacctCGAACTGCGaagagcctgcagtcaaaaagggaaagcgaCAGGGACCCGTGCTGAAACGAGAATAAATATcggcatggcttttgagaggtggcgACGACTACgagatctgaagggattgaagactGACACCTGTtcagcagaagaaaaaaaaaaaagaaaactctgtaagacatttcagtggcttAATAGGTAGCTCGCTAACATTGGCACACTTCTTcgcttgattcagctaggtatcgAGCTtcctatgttgttgttttttttgtttcgctATGGTCAGTGTGGgaaattgcacttattttctgctagctatgagagagagcaactgacctctactccaagaaaaccgtATCCACCGCCACCTCCGCTGTAAAGTATTGGCGCTAATATACAGCCAATACGAATACCTCAAACCCATCAGATTCATCCACACAGAGGATCACAATCAacgtaaaaaataataataactccgTAAGTAACGTGCAAtcttatgtttcaaacagagatggcgatagagagaCAAAAGGtaagtactgcagctttaatatttgaaaaaaaaaaattctaattccAACATTTTGCAGGCCTTCCAGATAAGTATTTTCTGAATAGAAACCTTGTTGAATATAGTTAAGAGTCCTGTAAAATTTGCTCAAAAGTCATTCTTATCTTACAGAAATCACATGGCGGTGGATCTTAACCATTCGATAAAGTGTGTCTAATAGTTTATTTGTTAATGTGACTAACAACTAACATGTAGAAGTTATAATGATACCAATAATATGCTAAGAAACATGTATTGTGacaatttatcacaatattaaCATCATATCCTCATACATGCCACAGatacgtctgtctgtctgtctctctatcatgtgcttatacagtactgtgcaaaagtcttaggcaccctaattttttttacaaatacaaATTATGTCTAAATTCTTTCGTTTATTACATCTGCATTATTgactcaattaaaaaaattattccaaatattacttttccaacaaaaaaaaagagaaaatgttacaggaaaagaaagcaacatatttAGCATATAACATATGAAGCATTTTTAAACAGCAAAGGGTTGTTACACTtaacattgactttgtttttatatatatattattatataatatatataatattgttcctagggttagaaaaaaaaaaaaaaaacggactcTGTCCAGGAGACTTGTCTGTGAAGTCTGAGCTTTTAGAGCTTCCAGACACTTATAAATAGAACCTTGTAACCGCGCTTGAGGAATAAATCATGAGTTTTAAATATGACTGAGGAAAGAGGCGCTGGTGTGTCACCAAACTGCTAATGGTTAATTTTAGCCGGGGACGGCGGGCATCACACTGTTGAGTGAGATTCCTCAGCACGCTAAATAAGCAGGAAAGTCCTTTGACTCGAACCCTGAACACTGAGCCTGTCCTATCTAATCGCACCATTCGCACACAACATTTCACAGAATGCAAACTGAAATAGCCTGGGTGAGACTGGAAAAGTTTGTTCAGATCAAAGTGTGTGACCAGAGTGATGGTTTGCACTGCAATGTTTTCCtggagagtgaagagagagagagaggaaaaaaaaaacatacctcTCCACAAAAGAGTCCAACTTGGCCAGCTCGTCTGAGAGTCCGACTAAAACATCTAACGTCCCGACCTACAGGAGAACGGAGAGACATGGGCTTTGATCAGAAAACAGCATGATGGAGCAAAGAAAACGCAGCCAGGCTGTGTTTGATCAGTCAGAGCTTCATGCGGCGCCGCCTCTGTTCTCGCCTCATCGGGCACCAACAAACTTATAAAGGGGTACAAACTGATGCTATGTGGCAAAGACGAGCACATACTTTTCATCCTAAAAAGAAGTGCAAAGTCAGCGTTATGCAACAGTGATAATACGTGTTATAAACTAAAAGATGTTCAAAATGTTGAGCCTCCTGTATGTTTGGTGCTCCAGGAACATCGCACCTAAACCAAGAAAAGGGTGAGGATACTTTACTCTTTCATAAAGACACAGATGTTTTTGTTAAATTACAGCAAAGAAAACGAGAGATTGTGGCTGAATCGCTATGCATGTAAGCATTGGGTAACCCTTTATTTTACTAAAACCCAATAAATCGCATTAGTCCTTGTGAAACGCTTTAGGAGAAGCGTGGACAGTTAAATTCGCTCACACAGGATTCATGCAAGAGGAACTGAAAGGATTCACAGTTTCCTCAAACAGAGAAGTCCTGAATTTCCTCAGATGGGAAATACACAAAACTAGTAAACGGTTCCGTCTGACAAAGGCGTAAATATCGAATGAATCTAAAACACTGTGGATATAAATTGCCCGTAATACATTTCAGTGATGCACCAAATGGTACGGGGTAtgtgaagtaaataaataaataaacaaataaataaaatatgaagagAACCTTAAGGTCCGGGATGTTGAACTTGTTGTTAGTGGACAGGTTGTTGGTGCGAGTGGTGGCCACCATCAGCTTGTCCCATGTTTGCTGGCAGGTTTTCTCTCCAGGAGCCGAGATCAACCAGAACTCCGTCATGACTGAATGCTGACGCTGAAAAACAGCAAGAGCTTGCTTTCATTACGTACACAATCCTACAGGACAAGCATGCAGTCTTGCTTTACAGGGGTTTTAGAGATCGGTATATTGATTTGTGTATTGCGTCTATACACTAAATACTGAGTTTATTAATGGATTACAATATGTGTGCTTCCATTATAAGTGAGTTTGGAGTAAACGGATTTTTATTCTTCTCTCAGAACAGGGAAATGTCTGGACATTcttagaaaaagaagaagaggaagaggaagaagaagacttTGTCAGTCAGATATACATTTCATCACAGTGAAGTTCTGTGGTTGAAAACGCAGGTTCAGCCATGatacccctggagcagatagggttaagggttaaTGTTTTTGGCAATtggggtaaaaataaataaataaataaaagtctacattttatttttggacaTAAATTTATCCAGCTGTGACAAATGCGAGAAAGTTTACTAGCTAACTTAAATAATTTTACATAACTGATATTAGCAACGCCTTGATGACGTGGGGGCGTTCCCAAGATTTGCATATTGATACATATTCATTCAcggtgaactttttttttttttttttttttaaatagagcgagagagatgttTATAAGCTAATTTAGGAGTTTACGGAGTagtcataaaaatatacagcgttttattattctataaatattagtattattattttagtggTTTAAAA
This genomic interval from Ictalurus punctatus breed USDA103 chromosome 23, Coco_2.0, whole genome shotgun sequence contains the following:
- the atp6v1c1a gene encoding V-type proton ATPase subunit C 1-A isoform X1 produces the protein MTEFWLISAPGEKTCQQTWDKLMVATTRTNNLSTNNKFNIPDLKVGTLDVLVGLSDELAKLDSFVESVVKKVAQYMADVLEDSRDKVQENLLANGVDLITYITRFQWDMAKYPIKQSLKNISEIISKQVTQIDNDLKARASAYNNLKGNLQNLERKNAGSLLTRSLADIVKKEDFVLDSEYLITLLVVVPKTNYADWQKTYETLAEMVVPRSTNLLFEDHDSGLFSVTLFRKAIDDFRHKARENKFVVRDFQYNEEEMKADKEEMTRLSTDKKKQFGPLVRWLKVNFSEAFIAWIHIKALRVFVESVLRYGLPVNFQAMLLQPNKKNMKKLREVLYELYKHLDSSAAAIIDQSAMDIPGLNLSQQEYYPYVYYKIDCNLLDFK
- the atp6v1c1a gene encoding V-type proton ATPase subunit C 1-A isoform X2, which translates into the protein MTEFWLISAPGEKTCQQTWDKLMVATTRTNNLSTNNKFNIPDLKVGTLDVLVGLSDELAKLDSFVESVVKKVAQYMADVLEDSRDKVQENLLANGVDLITYITRFQWDMAKYPIKQSLKNISEIISKAVTQIDNDLKARASAYNNLKGNLQNLERKNAGSLLTRSLADIVKKEDFVLDSEYLITLLVVVPKTNYADWQKTYETLAEMVVPRSTNLLFEDHDSGLFSVTLFRKAIDDFRHKARENKFVVRDFQYNEEEMKADKEEMTRLSTDKKKQFGPLVRWLKVNFSEAFIAWIHIKALRVFVESVLRYGLPVNFQAMLLQPNKKNMKKLREVLYELYKHLDSSAAAIIDQSAMDIPGLNLSQQEYYPYVYYKIDCNLLDFK